Below is a genomic region from Macaca thibetana thibetana isolate TM-01 chromosome 1, ASM2454274v1, whole genome shotgun sequence.
TCTGTCCTATCCACCCTGGAATGCCTATCCAGCGTGTTTTGTGtgagataaataaatttagatttgCTTAAGCCATTGTAAATTCGGGTCTTTGTTACAGTAGCTGAACTTACATCCTAACTAGCAAGTGGTGGAAGGAGAGGAGGCTAATCAATGTAACAGGATGTTACACCTACAAGAAACTTGCTCAATAGGTTGCCAAGAAAAGGTCGTGAATAGTGGACAGATGTGGACTACAAGGAGGTTCCCAGAAGCAGCAATATTGTCTCTGTTAATGCTACAGAGATAACCAAGCCTTTAAGGAACATATTAGAAGTATAGCATTCCCATGTAATGCAATACCCAGAAATGCATTGTGGATAAAAACAATTCTTTATCACTGAAACTCAATAAACAACTTAATGTATTCCCTAGAAGAAATGATTAAAACTCCATCCCAGTACTGTTTGGCTGACCTTAAGATCAACTTGATGTTTAGCATCCCATATTTATAGAGTTTAGATTTTAAAGAGGAAGGATTAATGAACATGTTTACTGACTGATTAAAAGAATACATCATAAAGCAGAGAATATTCTTCAGTTGTGGCAAGACAGCAATGTGTCTGTACTTTGCAAGTTGATAGACAGGTTTCAAGGCAAAAAAGTTGGAATCTTGGCTACACAAACAATAAACACCAAAGATACTCATCCAGCTAGATTTCCCGCCTCCCATAGTTCATGGAAATTACCAAGTTTCATTCAATAAGTGTAGAAGATACAGGGAAACAGAGATTATCGGAATTTCATCATGTCCTTGGGCTCAACAGTAATTCTTAGTCCTTCTGAGCACATTTAGATCATGGGTACATTCTAGAAAGTTACATTCTTCAAAGGTGAAATACATCCTTTGCCTAGAGTCAATGTATTATTTAATCAACTGAAATCATTAAAGCCACCTACATCATGACTGATGTGAGAAGTTTGGCCAATGCCCTGGGATGGATTGGGGATGTGCCCAGCACCCTCCCACTCAGTATGCATCCGGAAGCTCTCCCTTTCTTCCAGCCCAGAGAGAATCTGTgtctggggaggggtggggagtcTGTGTTGTCTGGGAAGCACCGGGATGCATATCAATCACTCTGTTTGGTGGGTAGCACAGACACACTGCCCCTTTATCCAATCACTATGCAGGCCCTCCCTGGGCCAGAAAGGAGAACTCTTTACAACACAGATGGTACTATTAGTTTCAGTAAGAAAGTTTGTGAAGTGCTTAATAGTTTACAGAGTCCTctaggttatttgtttttattttgccgGGAACTACACTTAGATGGCAGATTTTGATCCTGGTGTTTGCACTTTCCTTCTAACTGACTAATCAACAAAGATGTGCGGAACTTGTCTCCTGGATCTATGATAAAAACGGGCCTAGAAATGTCCCGAGCTGGGAACTCACTGGTTTTTTTACTGGTGATGGCTTCTGATACTACCACCATCCAGAACACCAGGGACCTCTCTTGATCCCACAGAGATCTTTTCATGAATATTTCCCTGGACACATTTCCTCCCTACACAGCTGGTTGTTTAAATTGATCTTTTCATGTTAACACGTTCAGATTTTGGAGAATACACCCAGCATAGGCAggtctgttcattttttttttctcgttattcattttatttagctTTAGCTTAGCCCACTTATCAGACAACTGTGTGTTGTTGAAATAGTTCACTTCTCTGTTCTACCTTCACATTACATAACTTCACCAACCTATGGTTTTTGGTTATGGAGGAAGCAAAGTCCTTTTTATCCATTGTGACTAAGTCTCTCACTTAGGACCAAGATAGGCTGTACCTCCAGCAGCCTCTTAAGTCCCTTCAACCTTGCTTTGTAGAAAACAATTCAGGCTTCCAAAGGGCACTCTGAACTACTGCTTTTTCTCTGTTACTTAAAAGAATTCTGTAGCCCATCTACCTTGACCAATCCCTCATTTTTTTATGGTGTCACTAGTTTGTAACAGTGTCTTCTTTACTCAGGATACGTGCCTCTCATTGAGTCCACAAATCATCCCCCTGCAAGTCTCTTATCAGTACATCTGCCTGTTCATGCGTATGAGTAAGCTGTTAATCAGCTTTTGTTTAATATTACTATGAACATTTCAACTTCAAGTTAATATTGTAACTAGGCCTCTCCCTTAGGACCAGAACAGGCTGTACCTCCAGCAGCCCCTCAAGTCCCTTTGACCTTCCTTTGTAGAAAACAATTCAGGCTTCCAATGGGCAATCTGAGCTGCTGCTTTTTCTCCGTTACTTGAAAGAATTTTGTAGCCCACCTACCTTGACCAATCCCTTATTACTTCTCTGCACGGAAACTGATAAAAATTTATGTCTACTTCAGAGGCTAGCATCAtccctggcatttttttttttcttttaccttccaCATTGGTCCCTCTCCCACTCACCAGCCAAAGAAGAGACGACAACAATGCTTCCATTGCTCTGCTTCAGCATGGGCAAGGCAGCTACAGTCAGGACCACATAACTGAGGAAGTTGACCTCCATGCTTTTGCGCACATGGTGAATATCATCATGAAAAAGATTCAAAGAAGTGTTGGTGATGTGGTTGAGAATGAGCATGTCTAGTCCTCCTGCAAGAGATGGCTATATTAAGAAATCATCTGGGGTTGACTCCTTTCCCATTCTCCTCCCAAAAGCTCTTTGGTGACCCCAAGGGCAAAGttcagaggaggagggaagagaaacagCCTTACCCATGAGCTTTCCTGCTTGGGCAACAAATTGCTCTGCGAAGGTCATGTCTTCCATGGTGCCAGCAATGTAGTGTGCTGAGGCTGCTCCAAGTTCCAGGCAGTGGGAAACCACCTGCAGTGACAAAGCAGAAATGGCATCAGTCTTAGCTGCAGACTTTTGGGGCATAGTATCTGAAGTAATGGGGGGCTTAAATGAGAGATTGCTCACAGCCCTGTTTAGGTAAGAAATGGTaagtatgtttgtgtgtgtgttgccgAATATAACCCTCATGATCATCGTCCtctctctgaaatattttctgGAACATGGTGGGGTTTAAGTGAATAAATCATCACAGTGCTGGGGTTTAAGTTCATGATTTATGCTCATGGCTTCTGTGAATAGGTATTTCTGAAGGCAATATGAGTGTAGATGTTGGTTACTATGTGGGTAGCTCTAGGTTTGTGAATGTTTGTACATCTTTGGGTTTGTGAGTCTATGAGAGGGCATGTGCCTGGGAGTCTGCCTGGGTATGAGGATACGTATTCATGAGCAGGTACTGGGATTTCAGTTTTTGAAAACATCTCTATGTATCTGTAGTTcaatgtgtaaatgtgtgtgacTAGGCATGTCTGTGAGCATATATAGCTCAAGGACTCTGTtgcagaatctctctctctctctctctctctcacacacacacacacacgaatgaaTATTTAAATGCATACTTTTATATTCCTGTGGGTTTTTTGGTGTTTGAATCTATATATGAGAGTACAAAAttaagcgtgtgtgtgtgtgtgtgtgcatgtgcatctGTATATAGATCTGTGATATGCTAGCTTCTGTGTATATGTGAGCATATATAAGAACACATCTGGGCATGTGAGGGTACATGTATCTGCGGGCATGGAACCCTCACCTTCTGTAGAGTTTCTTTTGACCTCGCTGTTACCACCACGTGGGCTCCCATCTTCGCCAGATGATAAGCCATCTCTCTTCCGATCCCTTTGCTGGCCCCTGTGACAATCACTTTCTTTCCTTGGAGCATCTCTGAGGAACCCCAGAAGGAAGTGAGGACCATACCCAAGTTGGCAGCAAaattccttctccctctctggaTATAGGCAGGCTTATCTCAATTTGTAACTTAAAGGTTATGAGCCCAGATCAGTTTGTCACAAACTCTGTAAATCACTGTGGGAACAGGCCACGTCTTTCATAAACATGCTCTGAAGTGGGAGGTTTGGGCTGACAGCCTCCCTACTGTCATTTCTAAAAACCTCCATGGAAAGAGATCATAGGATGAGGCCAGAAAAGTCATACATGGTTCAGCTAAAATGCTGGAGTTCCAGACATTTCTGGACTCTTTCAATTTTGCTCAATTGTAAGTATATTTAACAAGGAATCAAAACACATGTGTTCATAGAAATTCCAGGGATTTTCCCTCACTTCTATGTAGTCATCAtctccagagattttttttttctttgcctcccACTTATCAGTCTCTTCATAGAGCCCAATTAGCTGGCTGAGTTGTGAATTTGGGTATTACTCTCATTTTTGTAGAATATTTGAAATTGCTTTCCATTAAGGGTGCCAAATAAAGCATGGCCTATTTGGCAAGATTTTGGCTACACGATTACCCTCCCTACACATTCCCCCCTGCCCACAGCCTGTAGCTGGAGGACACAAAAGTACTGTTTTACCTCAGGGTTCCCTCATTTTCACCAACTTTGAGGATCAAGAACCATCTTGGTCCTCAGGAACACTAAGCACCCCTGTGTTTTTAAAACCTATTCCTCCAAAGTGAGACACATGGGTACTTACCTGGTCTGAATTCCTCATATGCAGAATAGTAGTAGTAGGCCATGAAGAGCCCCAGAATGGGGAGgagatattttttcataaaagccATCCGACAGGGAGCTGGCCTGAAGACTCCTGtaggacacacagagagaaccTACAGAGCTTTCTACAACCTCCTAAGCAGGCAGCAGCCTCTGAATTGTGACATCAGGGACGGGGGAGGCTGGAGTAGTCTCAGGCAGTGCTAGCCAATTTCCCTGTCAGAGCAGCGATTGGCTTTGGGTGGGATCCCATTCGTCCCTGGCAGCCTGTGTGGTGGATTTCATAATGGACAATGTTTACTCCATTTCATTGAGCAAGAGGAGACTTCCAGATGGCCAAGCTCATGACTGTACAGGACTGGATTCCTGAGCATCCCTACCCAAGTCCATCTTACTCTTAACACCATTTACGCCAGGGATCAATGATCTTTCAAAAGTGATTTGtcaaagacagagagggaggagtGCATGTAGGGCTTCTGGGGGGAAATGTGAGTAATAGTAAAGAGAGCCAAACTCAAGCCAAATCTCACTTTCAGTCCCCCTACTCCCCCACCCAGTCggaagcaattaaaaataacagcacaaaacagcaaaataagcttaagaaaaaaaatgtgcacattttgggaaaaaataatgaaagcaaacAAGCTCTATAAGCCCCACACTCAAGTTCAATGAAAAAGTATTACAACATCAAAGGAGAAATTGCAAGCCAGCCAGAACCCAGATGGCGGGAAATCCAAGACTGGTTCCAGACTCTAAGGCAAGTGCAATGGATCGTACACTTATTACTTTAacagagaacaaagaagaaataatgagtgACAAAAAAGGCACTAAACTATTAAACTGGGTCTTGTAAATTCTGTAGAGGAACAGGAAGCATGGAGAAGATGCTAGAAAGAGGCGACCtgatatagaagaaaaaagaactagCATTAGGCAAGTGAAACTAGCTGGGGACGCCCACACCAGCTAAAAATAGATCTAGTAACAGTAAAAGGATGAGGGTGGTGAGAAACCCCTAGCAACTTAGAATTTATTATCAgggaatataaaaataaccacCTCAGTATGTCCGTAGCATGAATTCATGAAGGAACAATCCTCAAAGAATTTAAGCTGTATCATTGTTAAGTTTTTCAACTCAAAACCAACCAATCAAATCATGGAAATTACCCCATCACAATGCAATCCTGCGTTCTGTAAGTTATCAGTAGAGCagggaaaaaatttaaatgtgataATAAGTATCAGTGCTTTGGAGGAGGGATAGGAGTTGGGAGTAGTGGGGGACAGAATTTACACAAGGTTAAGGGAAATTAAGTTATGATTCCAAGTGCAGTATCTGGAAACACTCATCAAATTTTCACTTtagagtaagaaaaaataatttaagaccCAGAGGAGATGAAACAATTTGTCAACAAAGGCTCACAGCTGTGAGGGTCACTTGTAGAAAACAATGGAGATTTGAGAACAGTTGAGGGCTAGACAGAGCTCGAGGTCTATGaaggacaaaaagagaaaaaagataaaattcaagtaAAAATTAGATTACATGCCTTTAGAACTGTAAGatacatttgtataattttataaagatatGCATGATAGCAAGATATATTACAGACTAGACTCCGTTTTCATCCCTAGAGGAAAGGAAGTGCCAGCCAGAACCC
It encodes:
- the HSD11B1 gene encoding 11-beta-hydroxysteroid dehydrogenase 1, giving the protein MAFMKKYLLPILGLFMAYYYYSAYEEFRPEMLQGKKVIVTGASKGIGREMAYHLAKMGAHVVVTARSKETLQKVVSHCLELGAASAHYIAGTMEDMTFAEQFVAQAGKLMGGLDMLILNHITNTSLNLFHDDIHHVRKSMEVNFLSYVVLTVAALPMLKQSNGSIVVVSSLAGKVAYPMVAAYSASKFALDGFFSSIRKEYSVAKVNVSITLCVLGLIDTDTAMKAVSGIINMQAAPKEECALEIIKGGALRQEEVYYDSSLWTTLLMRNPCRKILEFLYLPSYNMDRFIKN